A single Primulina eburnea isolate SZY01 chromosome 11, ASM2296580v1, whole genome shotgun sequence DNA region contains:
- the LOC140805062 gene encoding late embryogenesis abundant protein At5g17165-like, with protein MASNLQSRGLASFGKQFVSRVRSRDSTVIRRGVHVSTYDKNPDEDQALSSLVPDNVIPPQTQQYWAPHPKTGVFGPAKDGPALADEDGGSNGSAYSVLEQKAFFRPLEDLDKPHHP; from the exons ATGGCATCTAATTTGCAGAGCCGAGGATTGGCGAGCTTCGGTAAACAATTTGTCAGCCGGGTCCGTTCCCGAGATTCCACCGTAATCAG GAGAGGTGTGCACGTTTCAACCTACGACAAGAACCCAGACGAGGATCAGGCTCTCTCTTCTTTGGTTCCAGACAACGTCATCCCACCACAAACTCAACAATATTGGGCTCCTCACCCTAAGACTGGGGTTTTCGGCCCTGCAAAAGATGGACCAGCCTTGGCAGATGAGGATGGTGGTTCAAATGGCAGCGCGTATTCGGTGCTGGAGCAAAAGGCCTTCTTCCGTCCTCTCGAGGACTTGGACAAGCCACACCACCCTTGA
- the LOC140804849 gene encoding uncharacterized protein, translating to MLLLVFHNSYLGFSFPSNSHRKLSNTIALISYLIPQHHVRKCFPKSICSSLSTSSEHPLSSLGDGQELSCDIYNDTICLMCQEGEVDDAMTLLSQMEAIGFRPNSAAYSFLITALGSIGRTLEADIIFQEMTFSGCRPRVRLFNALLSSCLRKGLLKLADKVLIAMDDMGLERNRKTFEILIDYHVNAGRLSDTWLLIAEMKRKGYHPNSFVYSKIIGLYRDNGMWKKAMGILVDIQAMGMVLDRRIYNSVIDTFGKYGELGEALEVFEKMRQEHIKPDIITWNSLIRWHCKFGDLSSALDLLHQMHEQGMYPDPKIFIIIISRLGEQGKWDDVRNIFEDMRGRGHQRSGAIYAIMVDIYGQYGKFQNVEGCINALKLEGVQLSPSIFCVLANAYAQQGFCEQTVKVLQLMEAEGMEPNLIMLNVLINAFAIAGRQMEAQSVYLYIRESGISPDVVTYCTLMKAFLRARKFDQVPKIYSEMESSGCSPDRQAREILNSALLVLERRHG from the exons ATGCTGCTTCTAGTTTTTCATAATTCTTACCTCGGTTTTTCCTTTCCTTCCAACTCCCACAGAAAGCTATCAAACACCATTGCTCTAATTTCGTATCTAATTCCTCAACACCATGTGCGAAAATGTTTTCCGAAGTCAATTTGCTCTTCTCTGAGTACGAGTTCTGAGCACCCCCTCAGTTCGCTTGGTGATGGGCAGGAGCTTTCTTGCGATATATATAACGATACAATTTGCCTCATGTGCCAAGAAGGGGAGGTAGACGACGCCATGACATTGCTATCTCAAATGGAGGCCATCGGGTTTCGCCCCAATTCTGCGGCTTACAGCTTCTTGATAACTGCCCTCGGAAGTATTGGGAGAACTTTAGAAGCTGATATCATTTTCCAAGAAATGACTTTCTCTGGGTGCAGACCAAGAGTGAGGTTGTTCAACGCTTTGCTCTCGAGTTGTTTGAGGAAAGGCCTCTTAAAGCTGGCTGATAAGGTTTTAATTGCTATGGATGATATGGGTTTGGAAAGAAACCGAAAAACCTTCGAAATTCTTATTGACTATCACGTTAATGCAGGGCGTCTCAGTGATACTTGGCTACTGATAGCTGAGATGAAGAGAAAGGGATATCATCCCAATTCGTTTGTGTATAGCAAGATTATCGGACTTTATAGGGATAATGGGATGTGGAAGAAAGCAATGGGGATTTTGGTAGACATACAAGCAATGGGAATGGTGTTGGATAGAAGAATATACAATAGTGTAATTGATACTTTTGGGAAGTACGGTGAATTAGGAGAAGCTTTGGAAGTTTTTGAGAAAATGCGACAAGAACATATAAAACCAGATATCATAACATGGAATTCGTTGATAAGGTGGCATTGCAAATTTGGGGATCTATCCAGTGCCCTCGATTTGCTTCATCAGATGCATGAGCAAGGGATGTATCCCGATCCAaagatatttattattataatctcTCGCTTAGGGGAGCAGGGGAAGTGGGATGATGTAAGAAATATTTTCGAGGATATGAGAGGCAGAGGACATCAAAGGAGTGGTGCCATTTATGCTATTATGGTTGATATTTATGGGCAGTATGGGAAGTTTCAAAATGTCGAGGGGTGTATAAATGCTCTGAAATTGGAAGGTGTTCAACTATCACCGAGCATATTTTGTGTTTTGGCAAATGCTTATGCGCAGCAG GGATTCTGTGAGCAAACGGTTAAAGTTCTGCAGCTGATGGAAGCTGAGGGAATGGAACCAAACCTAATAATGCTGAATGTCTTGATTAATGCTTTTGCTATTGCTGGACGACAAATGGAAGCACAATCAGTCTATCTCTACATTAGAGAGAGT GGCATCAGTCCAGATGTAGTTACCTATTGTACACTTATGAAGGCATTTCTGAGGGCCAGGAAGTTTGATCAG GTTCCTAAGATATATAGTGAAATGGAATCATCAGGTTGCTCACCAGATAGACAAGCCAGAGAAATACTGAATTCTGCGTTGTTGGTTCTTGAACGAAGGCATGGTTAA